A genomic region of Roseateles amylovorans contains the following coding sequences:
- a CDS encoding xanthine dehydrogenase family protein molybdopterin-binding subunit, whose protein sequence is MRTLEAGGLAATPDTPSDVTSDITPAVASASRRSLLKGGAALSLSFVLPLGGARLAAAQPAAATNTFAPNAWLRITPDNRVTVLCGSAEMGQGVLTAIPMMVAEELDADWALVSVEQAPVDQAYNNPMFGMQATGGSTTVRAHWEPVRKAGAAARQMLVTAAAQRWGVAATTLRTERGQVIGPNGKKATYGSLVADAAKLPVPEKPTLKARKDFRIMGKPTRRLDSAAKINGTAKFGIDAQVDGMLVAVMARAPIAGAKPKAFDEAKAKAVTGVRKVIAIPSGVAVLADGYWAAKQGRDALGIEWDLGTQADLSVEKVSALLDQGLQSANAVARDEGSVKDLATTSARQISAQYDVPYLAHACMEPMNCLAWVRGDEVTIWAGTQSQGPAQGILGQVAQVTPAKVKVNTLLLGGGFGRRFAPDFTIDATLLSKLSGSPVKLIYTREDDMAAGYYRPASRVRFEAGLDERGRPMALRAEVAGPSIMAASGFMKIPENGVDSMAVEGLADHPYAIPNQRVAYGRAEPGPQVWFWRSVGHSQNAFFIESFIDELAQTAKADPLKYRVALLDKQPRARQVLELAASKAGWGKPLPKGHHHGLAVAESFGTFVAEVAEVSVGEDGAIRVHKVTAAVDCGQTVNPQTIARQIEGAVVYGLSAALYGRISFKDGKVEQSNFHDYPVLRMNEMPKVEVHIVASDEAPGGIGEPGTPPIAPAVANAIFAATGKRLRQLPFDTASLKRA, encoded by the coding sequence ATGCGCACGCTCGAAGCCGGCGGCCTTGCCGCGACACCCGACACCCCATCCGACGTCACGTCCGACATCACGCCCGCCGTCGCCTCCGCCTCGCGCCGCTCGTTGCTCAAGGGCGGCGCGGCGCTGAGCCTGTCGTTCGTCCTGCCGCTCGGCGGTGCGCGACTGGCGGCCGCCCAGCCCGCCGCCGCGACCAACACCTTCGCGCCCAATGCCTGGCTGCGGATCACGCCGGACAACCGCGTCACCGTGCTCTGCGGCTCGGCCGAAATGGGTCAGGGCGTGCTGACCGCCATCCCGATGATGGTGGCCGAAGAGCTGGATGCGGATTGGGCGCTGGTCAGCGTCGAACAAGCCCCCGTCGACCAGGCCTACAACAACCCGATGTTCGGCATGCAGGCCACCGGCGGCAGCACCACGGTGCGCGCGCACTGGGAGCCGGTGCGCAAGGCCGGTGCGGCCGCCCGCCAGATGCTGGTCACCGCGGCGGCCCAACGCTGGGGTGTGGCGGCGACCACGCTGCGCACCGAGCGCGGCCAGGTCATCGGACCGAACGGCAAGAAGGCCACCTACGGCTCGCTGGTGGCGGACGCCGCAAAGCTGCCGGTGCCCGAGAAGCCCACGCTGAAGGCCCGCAAGGACTTCCGCATCATGGGCAAGCCCACTCGCCGGTTGGACAGCGCCGCCAAGATCAACGGCACCGCCAAGTTCGGCATCGATGCCCAGGTCGACGGCATGCTGGTGGCCGTGATGGCGCGCGCGCCGATCGCGGGTGCCAAGCCCAAGGCCTTCGATGAGGCCAAGGCCAAGGCAGTGACCGGCGTGCGCAAGGTGATCGCCATTCCCAGCGGTGTTGCCGTGCTGGCGGACGGCTACTGGGCCGCCAAGCAGGGCCGCGATGCCCTGGGCATCGAATGGGATCTGGGCACGCAGGCCGATCTGTCCGTGGAGAAGGTGTCCGCCTTGCTGGACCAGGGCCTCCAGAGCGCCAATGCCGTCGCCCGCGACGAGGGCTCGGTGAAGGACCTCGCCACCACGTCGGCCCGACAGATCAGCGCGCAATACGACGTGCCCTATCTGGCGCATGCCTGCATGGAGCCGATGAACTGCCTGGCCTGGGTGCGCGGCGACGAAGTCACCATCTGGGCGGGGACGCAGAGCCAGGGACCGGCGCAGGGCATCCTCGGCCAGGTCGCGCAGGTGACGCCGGCCAAGGTCAAGGTCAACACCCTGCTGCTGGGCGGTGGCTTCGGCCGCCGGTTCGCGCCGGACTTCACCATCGACGCCACGCTGCTGTCCAAGCTCAGCGGCAGTCCGGTGAAGCTGATCTACACCCGTGAAGACGACATGGCGGCCGGCTACTACCGCCCTGCCTCGCGCGTGCGCTTCGAAGCCGGCCTGGACGAGCGCGGTCGCCCCATGGCGCTGCGCGCCGAGGTCGCGGGCCCGTCGATCATGGCGGCCTCCGGCTTCATGAAGATTCCGGAGAACGGCGTCGACAGCATGGCCGTGGAAGGCCTGGCCGATCATCCCTATGCGATTCCGAACCAGCGCGTGGCCTATGGGCGTGCCGAGCCGGGCCCGCAGGTGTGGTTCTGGCGCTCGGTGGGCCATTCCCAGAATGCGTTCTTCATCGAGAGCTTCATCGACGAACTGGCCCAGACGGCCAAGGCCGATCCGCTGAAATACCGGGTCGCCCTGCTGGACAAGCAGCCCCGCGCCCGACAGGTGCTGGAACTGGCCGCCAGCAAGGCGGGCTGGGGCAAGCCCCTGCCCAAGGGCCACCACCACGGACTGGCCGTGGCGGAGAGCTTCGGCACCTTCGTCGCCGAGGTGGCGGAGGTCTCGGTGGGTGAGGATGGGGCGATCCGGGTGCACAAGGTGACGGCCGCGGTGGACTGCGGTCAGACGGTGAATCCGCAGACCATCGCCCGCCAGATCGAAGGCGCGGTGGTCTACGGCCTGTCGGCGGCGCTGTACGGTCGCATCAGCTTCAAGGACGGGAAGGTCGAGCAGAGCAACTTCCACGACTACCCGGTGCTGCGGATGAACGAGATGCCCAAGGTGGAGGTGCACATCGTCGCCAGCGACGAAGCCCCTGGCGGCATCGGCGAGCCCGGCACGCCGCCGATCGCTCCGGCGGTGGCGAATGCGATCTTCGCCGCCACCGGCAAGCGTCTGCGTCAGCTCCCGTTCGATACGGCGTCGCTGAAGCGGGCCTGA
- a CDS encoding pirin family protein translates to MTAALHATTIATPRQVERLIQGVATSDGAGVKLTRVLTRDLQRRLDPFLMLDAFGSDSADDYIAGFPDHPHRGFETVTYMLEGRMRHRDSAGNEGLLGTGGVQWMTAGRGLVHSELPEQQEGRMEGFQLWLNLPGRDKMRDPWYRDIPSGEIPEVELPGARVRVIAGESHGVVGAMQREATQPLYLDVHLEPGTRFEQAIPAAHNAFLYVYRGGLRFDTGCLVPSGRMALLANTPGSDGVRFTAAEEGTQAILVAGRPLNEPIAQYGPFVMNTEGELLQAVRDFQAGKFA, encoded by the coding sequence ATGACCGCCGCCCTCCATGCCACCACGATCGCGACGCCCCGCCAGGTCGAGCGCCTGATCCAGGGCGTGGCCACCAGCGACGGTGCCGGCGTCAAGCTGACCCGGGTGCTGACCCGGGACCTGCAGCGTCGGCTGGATCCTTTCCTGATGCTGGATGCCTTCGGCTCGGACAGCGCCGACGACTACATCGCCGGCTTTCCCGACCATCCGCACCGCGGCTTCGAGACCGTCACCTACATGCTGGAGGGGCGCATGCGCCATCGCGACTCTGCCGGCAACGAGGGCCTGCTCGGCACCGGCGGCGTGCAATGGATGACGGCGGGCCGCGGTCTGGTCCATTCCGAGCTGCCGGAGCAGCAGGAGGGCCGGATGGAAGGCTTCCAGCTGTGGCTGAACCTGCCGGGCCGCGACAAGATGCGGGACCCGTGGTACCGCGACATTCCAAGCGGCGAGATTCCCGAGGTCGAACTGCCGGGCGCGCGGGTGCGCGTCATCGCCGGTGAAAGCCACGGCGTGGTCGGCGCGATGCAACGCGAGGCGACGCAGCCCCTCTATCTGGATGTGCACCTCGAGCCAGGCACCCGCTTTGAACAGGCCATCCCGGCCGCACACAACGCGTTCCTCTACGTCTATCGCGGCGGTCTGCGGTTCGACACCGGTTGCCTGGTTCCCAGCGGACGCATGGCCCTCCTGGCCAACACGCCGGGCTCGGACGGTGTTCGCTTCACCGCGGCAGAGGAGGGCACGCAGGCCATCCTGGTGGCCGGCCGGCCGCTGAATGAACCGATCGCCCAGTACGGCCCCTTCGTGATGAACACCGAGGGTGAATTGCTGCAGGCGGTGCGGGACTTCCAGGCCGGCAAGTTCGCCTGA
- a CDS encoding heavy metal translocating P-type ATPase — MKPELASPVPLTTAPTTPASGSALDWQLPIEGMTCASCVGRIEKRLRALPGVLSADVNLATEQATVRTDATLGLSALKATVERAGYRVPTTTHRLAVSGMTCASCVNRVERALRKVSGVEEATVNLATETASVRTLAGVDPAALIASVVKAGYEARFAHDDGDGDGDGTRNSDTDAAGAPSATDGRSASVKRPWSAGGGPVLVAALLSAPLALPMLGLLIGRHWMLDGWLQWALATPVQFWLGARFYRAGWSALKDGSGNMDLLVALGTSAAYGLSVQELWRHGPMSHGLYFESAAVVITLVLLGKFLEARAKRQTLSALFALKELRPETARVRRDGVDLDLPVAQLRLRDLLVVRPGERIPADGRVQDGASQVDESLISGESLPVEKRVGDAVIGGAVNGEGLLLVAVTALGAESTLSRIVRMVESAQAGKAPIQRTVDRVSAVFVPAVLAIAAITLVGWGLWDGDWERAVIHAVAVLVIACPCALGLATPAAIMVGTGVAARRGLLIKDAQALEQARRVDHVVFDKTGTLTEGKARLLALHPAAGVEAADALACAAALQQGSEHPLARAVRDEAAQRGLPAATATSLTAVPGRGVTGEWGGRLLQLGSARWMQAQGVDLAVNEGALSAAAEAALRHGQTLSWLVERRDGHLVPLALLTFGDRIKETAAEAIRQLQAMGVRTLMLSGDNAGAAAAVGAQLGLDEVRGELLPQDKARIVTELRQTGARVAMVGDGINDAPALAAADVGMAMGGGTDVAMETAGITLMRGDPRLVAQAIGLSRATVAKIHQNLFWAFIYNLLGLPLAAMGLLSPVIAGAAMALSSVSVLGNALLLRRWKGVR, encoded by the coding sequence ATGAAACCCGAGCTCGCTTCGCCCGTCCCCCTGACGACCGCTCCGACCACGCCCGCATCAGGCTCCGCCCTCGACTGGCAGTTGCCGATCGAGGGCATGACCTGCGCGAGCTGCGTGGGCCGCATCGAAAAGCGGCTGCGGGCGCTGCCCGGGGTGCTGTCTGCGGACGTCAACCTGGCGACCGAGCAAGCCACCGTGCGCACCGACGCCACCTTGGGGCTGAGCGCGCTCAAAGCCACCGTCGAACGCGCGGGCTACCGGGTGCCGACCACAACCCATCGACTGGCCGTGAGCGGCATGACCTGCGCCAGCTGCGTCAACCGGGTCGAAAGGGCGCTGCGCAAGGTGTCGGGCGTCGAAGAGGCGACCGTGAATCTGGCGACCGAGACCGCGAGCGTGCGCACGCTCGCGGGGGTCGACCCGGCTGCCCTGATCGCTTCGGTCGTGAAGGCCGGTTATGAGGCCCGCTTCGCCCACGACGACGGAGACGGCGACGGCGACGGCACCCGCAACAGCGACACGGACGCCGCAGGCGCGCCTTCGGCGACAGACGGCCGCAGCGCGTCGGTAAAACGCCCGTGGTCCGCCGGCGGGGGACCGGTGCTGGTCGCCGCGCTGCTGTCGGCCCCGCTGGCGCTGCCCATGCTGGGCCTGCTCATCGGTCGGCACTGGATGCTGGACGGCTGGCTGCAATGGGCCTTGGCAACGCCGGTGCAGTTCTGGCTGGGCGCGCGCTTCTATCGGGCGGGCTGGTCGGCCTTGAAGGACGGCAGCGGCAACATGGACCTGCTGGTCGCCCTGGGCACCAGCGCCGCCTATGGGCTGAGCGTCCAGGAGCTGTGGCGTCATGGCCCGATGAGTCACGGGCTGTATTTCGAATCCGCCGCCGTCGTCATCACCTTGGTGTTGCTCGGCAAGTTCCTGGAGGCGCGCGCCAAGCGGCAGACCTTGAGCGCCCTGTTCGCGCTCAAGGAATTACGCCCGGAGACGGCCCGGGTGCGGCGCGACGGCGTCGACCTGGATCTGCCGGTGGCCCAACTGCGGCTGCGCGACCTGCTGGTGGTGCGCCCGGGCGAGCGCATTCCGGCCGACGGCCGGGTGCAGGACGGCGCCAGCCAGGTGGATGAGTCGCTGATCAGCGGGGAGAGTCTGCCCGTGGAGAAACGCGTCGGCGATGCCGTGATCGGCGGCGCCGTCAACGGCGAGGGCCTGCTGCTGGTGGCCGTGACGGCCCTCGGCGCGGAGTCCACCCTGTCGCGCATCGTTCGGATGGTGGAATCGGCCCAGGCGGGCAAGGCACCGATCCAGCGCACCGTCGATCGGGTCAGTGCAGTGTTCGTGCCGGCGGTGCTGGCGATCGCAGCGATCACCCTGGTCGGTTGGGGACTGTGGGACGGTGATTGGGAACGTGCGGTGATCCACGCGGTGGCGGTGCTGGTGATTGCTTGCCCCTGCGCCCTGGGGCTGGCCACGCCGGCCGCGATCATGGTGGGCACCGGCGTCGCGGCCCGGCGCGGTCTGTTGATCAAGGATGCCCAGGCGCTGGAGCAGGCACGCCGCGTGGACCATGTGGTGTTCGACAAGACCGGCACCCTGACCGAAGGCAAGGCGCGATTGCTGGCGCTGCACCCGGCGGCCGGCGTGGAAGCGGCTGATGCCTTGGCCTGCGCCGCCGCGCTGCAGCAGGGCAGCGAGCACCCGCTCGCACGCGCCGTCCGGGACGAGGCCGCACAGCGCGGCCTTCCGGCCGCCACGGCGACCTCGCTGACCGCGGTGCCGGGGCGGGGCGTGACCGGTGAATGGGGCGGCCGCCTGCTGCAGCTGGGCAGTGCGCGCTGGATGCAGGCCCAAGGCGTGGATCTGGCGGTCAACGAGGGCGCGCTGAGCGCGGCGGCCGAGGCTGCGCTGCGCCACGGCCAGACCTTGTCCTGGCTGGTGGAGCGTCGCGATGGCCATCTGGTGCCGCTGGCCCTGCTGACTTTCGGCGACCGGATCAAGGAGACCGCCGCCGAGGCCATCCGGCAACTCCAAGCCATGGGCGTCAGAACCCTGATGCTGAGTGGCGACAACGCCGGGGCGGCTGCGGCGGTGGGCGCGCAGCTCGGCCTGGACGAGGTCCGCGGCGAATTGCTGCCGCAGGACAAGGCCCGCATCGTCACCGAACTGCGCCAGACCGGCGCACGGGTGGCCATGGTGGGCGACGGCATCAACGATGCGCCGGCGCTGGCCGCTGCCGATGTCGGCATGGCCATGGGCGGCGGCACGGACGTGGCCATGGAAACCGCCGGCATCACCCTGATGCGAGGCGATCCACGGCTGGTGGCCCAGGCGATCGGCCTGTCTCGCGCCACCGTGGCCAAGATCCATCAGAACCTGTTCTGGGCCTTCATCTACAACCTGCTGGGCCTGCCCCTGGCGGCCATGGGCCTGTTGAGCCCGGTGATCGCCGGTGCGGCGATGGCGCTGTCGAGCGTGTCGGTGCTGGGCAATGCGTTGCTGCTGCGACGGTGGAAGGGAGTGCGCTGA
- the cueR gene encoding Cu(I)-responsive transcriptional regulator: protein MPPPPDSPSLTIGQAAERSGVSPKMLRHYESLGLLPPVARTESGYRLYGAREVHTLRFIRRSRDLGFSMAEIAELLKLWQNRGRASAQVKRIAEAHLADLDRRLADLQAMRRSLAELAEGCHGDDRPDCPILDDLAQGAPDEL, encoded by the coding sequence ATGCCACCGCCACCGGACTCACCCTCGCTGACCATCGGCCAGGCGGCGGAGCGCTCCGGTGTGTCGCCCAAGATGCTGCGCCACTATGAGTCGCTGGGGCTGCTGCCGCCCGTGGCCCGCACCGAGTCCGGCTATCGGCTGTACGGCGCGCGCGAGGTGCACACGCTGCGCTTCATCCGCCGATCGCGTGATCTCGGCTTCTCCATGGCCGAGATCGCCGAACTGCTCAAGCTCTGGCAGAACCGCGGCCGCGCCAGTGCGCAGGTCAAGCGCATTGCCGAAGCCCACCTCGCCGACCTGGACCGCCGGCTGGCCGACCTGCAGGCCATGCGCCGCAGCCTGGCCGAATTGGCCGAGGGCTGCCATGGCGACGACCGACCCGATTGCCCCATCCTCGATGACCTCGCACAAGGAGCGCCTGATGAGCTTTGA
- a CDS encoding heavy-metal-associated domain-containing protein — protein MHEFKLPDMSCGHCLKAVTEALKGADERAEVQVRLEQKTVQVESQLSRDQLAEVLTEAGYPPA, from the coding sequence ATGCATGAATTCAAACTGCCCGACATGAGCTGCGGCCACTGCCTGAAGGCGGTGACCGAGGCGCTGAAGGGCGCGGACGAGCGCGCCGAAGTCCAGGTTCGCCTGGAGCAGAAGACGGTGCAGGTCGAGAGCCAGCTGTCCCGCGACCAACTGGCCGAGGTGTTGACCGAAGCCGGCTATCCGCCGGCCTGA
- a CDS encoding FMN-dependent NADH-azoreductase — MNILQINSSARRLQDGQGSVSTLLANEVVQALTARNAGAKTVVHDLSTQPLPPMDEAALGALFTPADQRTEAQQARVAVSDQLIAELMAADVVVLAAPMINFGVSSQLKNWIDGVARAGVTFRYGANGPEGLVTGKKVIVVSSRGGVHRGQPSDNVVPYLKVTLAFLGMTDVEFVYAEGLNMGPEAAAAGLASARAEIAALLGEAQAA, encoded by the coding sequence ATGAACATTCTGCAAATCAACTCCAGCGCCCGCCGCCTGCAAGACGGCCAAGGTTCGGTCTCGACCCTGCTGGCCAATGAAGTCGTGCAGGCACTGACCGCCCGCAATGCCGGAGCCAAGACCGTTGTGCACGACCTGTCGACCCAGCCGCTGCCGCCGATGGACGAAGCCGCCCTGGGCGCGCTGTTCACCCCGGCCGATCAGCGCACCGAGGCGCAGCAGGCCCGCGTCGCCGTGAGCGATCAGTTGATCGCCGAACTGATGGCGGCGGACGTCGTCGTGCTGGCCGCACCGATGATCAACTTCGGCGTCAGCTCGCAGCTGAAGAACTGGATCGACGGCGTGGCGCGTGCTGGCGTGACCTTCCGCTACGGTGCCAATGGTCCGGAAGGCCTGGTGACCGGCAAGAAGGTCATCGTGGTGTCGTCGCGCGGCGGTGTGCATCGGGGTCAGCCGTCGGACAACGTCGTGCCTTACCTGAAGGTCACGCTGGCATTCCTGGGCATGACGGATGTGGAATTCGTCTACGCCGAGGGCCTGAACATGGGTCCGGAGGCGGCCGCCGCCGGCCTGGCCAGCGCCCGCGCCGAGATCGCCGCCCTGCTGGGCGAAGCGCAAGCCGCCTGA
- a CDS encoding LysR family transcriptional regulator: MSLDADDLLVFARVMESGSFSRAAERMQLPKSTVSRRIAALEERLGEKLLQRSTRRLTLTEFGQGVLEHARALAGEVDGALALALHRQQRPTGRLRVSMPADFAHQMLTATLSEFVGLYPEVQLELDLSPRRVDLIAEGFDIAVRMGELPADSQLAARRLAMFGSGLYASPDYLRRHGEPQLPEALTSMHGLMILGRSGDALPWRLFGIHDGRADEQREWVGVPERRTLANAPDMLLQFARAGLGITWVGNHYAQAFVERQELVRVLPQWCAEPSTCWAVFPQRRLMPLRTRLFLEAMATALAPLDQSEMFGR, from the coding sequence ATGAGCCTGGATGCCGATGACCTGCTGGTGTTCGCCCGCGTGATGGAATCCGGCAGCTTCAGCCGCGCCGCGGAGCGGATGCAACTGCCGAAGTCCACCGTCTCGCGGCGCATTGCGGCGCTGGAAGAGCGCCTGGGCGAGAAACTGCTGCAGCGCTCCACCAGGCGCCTCACCCTGACCGAGTTCGGCCAAGGGGTGCTGGAGCATGCGCGCGCCTTGGCGGGCGAGGTCGATGGTGCGCTGGCCCTGGCGCTGCACCGTCAGCAGCGGCCGACCGGCCGGCTGCGAGTGTCCATGCCCGCCGACTTCGCTCACCAGATGCTCACCGCCACCTTGAGCGAATTCGTCGGCCTCTATCCCGAGGTTCAACTGGAGCTGGACCTGTCGCCGCGGCGGGTGGACCTGATTGCCGAAGGCTTTGACATCGCGGTCCGCATGGGTGAACTGCCGGCGGACAGCCAACTCGCCGCACGGCGCCTGGCCATGTTCGGCAGCGGCCTGTATGCCTCACCGGACTATCTGCGGCGCCATGGCGAACCGCAGTTGCCGGAAGCGCTGACCAGCATGCATGGCCTGATGATCCTCGGCCGCAGTGGCGACGCCCTGCCGTGGCGGCTGTTCGGCATTCACGACGGGCGCGCCGATGAACAACGCGAATGGGTCGGCGTACCCGAGCGCCGCACCCTGGCCAACGCGCCGGACATGCTGCTGCAGTTTGCTCGCGCCGGACTAGGCATCACCTGGGTCGGCAACCACTATGCGCAGGCCTTCGTCGAGCGTCAGGAGTTGGTCCGGGTGCTGCCGCAGTGGTGCGCCGAGCCCTCGACCTGCTGGGCGGTGTTTCCGCAGCGGCGTCTGATGCCGCTGCGCACGCGCCTGTTTCTGGAGGCGATGGCCACGGCCCTGGCGCCGCTCGACCAGTCGGAGATGTTCGGCCGCTGA
- a CDS encoding pirin family protein: protein MSFDPDHSPARWERLDAHLGNVGGLTIRRALPTAKRRMVGAWCFLDHAGPADLTPQTAMRVGPHPHTGLQTFSWMIEGEILHRDSLGTEQMLRPGQVNLMTAGRGISHSEESRSDRLQLAQLWIALPDDRRHGPPAFEHFPSLPALRVGEFDATLLVGDFDGQRSPVPSHTPLLGMDLSATSAAQATLLLEPGFEYGLMVLEGSLSVAVNEESTGLSEPGQLLYVAPGAQSLQLMSGGGKSRALLLGGPPFPENVLLWWNFVGRSRAEMDGYAAEWNGREDGGVFGQVRGYEGPRLMAPVVPPLKTPG from the coding sequence ATGAGCTTTGATCCCGACCACTCGCCCGCCCGCTGGGAGCGGCTCGACGCCCATCTGGGCAACGTCGGCGGGCTGACCATCCGCCGGGCTCTGCCCACGGCCAAGCGCCGCATGGTGGGTGCCTGGTGCTTTCTGGACCATGCCGGTCCGGCCGATCTCACGCCGCAAACTGCGATGCGGGTCGGGCCCCACCCCCACACCGGCCTGCAGACCTTCAGCTGGATGATCGAAGGCGAAATCCTGCACCGCGACAGCCTGGGCACCGAGCAGATGCTTCGCCCGGGTCAGGTCAATCTGATGACGGCCGGTCGCGGCATCAGCCATTCCGAGGAGTCGCGCTCTGACCGGCTGCAACTGGCCCAACTGTGGATCGCGCTGCCCGACGACCGCCGCCATGGCCCGCCCGCCTTCGAGCACTTTCCCTCGCTGCCCGCGCTGCGCGTGGGTGAATTCGACGCCACCTTGCTGGTGGGCGACTTCGACGGCCAGCGCTCGCCGGTGCCGAGCCACACGCCGCTGCTGGGCATGGACCTCAGCGCCACCTCGGCCGCGCAGGCCACGCTGTTGCTGGAGCCGGGCTTCGAATATGGCCTGATGGTGCTGGAGGGCAGCCTCTCGGTGGCCGTGAATGAAGAATCCACCGGCCTGAGCGAGCCGGGGCAACTGCTGTATGTGGCGCCCGGCGCGCAGTCGCTGCAACTGATGTCCGGCGGGGGAAAGAGCCGGGCGCTGCTGTTGGGCGGGCCGCCGTTCCCGGAGAACGTGTTGCTGTGGTGGAACTTCGTCGGCCGGTCGAGGGCGGAGATGGATGGCTATGCCGCCGAATGGAACGGTCGCGAAGACGGCGGTGTCTTCGGACAGGTGCGCGGCTACGAGGGGCCCCGGCTGATGGCGCCGGTGGTGCCGCCGCTGAAGACGCCGGGATGA
- a CDS encoding energy transducer TonB produces the protein MSSLTSMPSWPRGLTLCLALAGGAAHAQSASAPSAPSSGSAASGSATAGAGGNAATAAAANANAAAAAAALSDAERARRDADKVFQWIKFHAEKAEPKKPEKHEARAESKPEPKAVAKATPTAVTASRKPDADVDGRSVAAASATPPASVGGTSSMAAAVPGPANVGVTASSGSVPSLASGASNAVPSLAAENRGQDLAPMGAAGATPAAALASPAPAAAAVQDDDAPLKLLKKVEPEYPRALLAQQRNGAVVVRFMVQPDGTVEYVEALRSPDRKLSTAAVTAVKQWRFAPIPKARQVSVEIGFQVE, from the coding sequence TTGTCTTCCTTGACCTCGATGCCGTCCTGGCCGCGTGGCCTGACCTTGTGTCTGGCGCTGGCCGGCGGCGCAGCGCATGCGCAGTCAGCCAGTGCGCCGTCTGCGCCGTCGTCGGGATCGGCGGCCAGTGGCAGTGCCACCGCAGGCGCGGGCGGCAATGCCGCGACCGCTGCGGCTGCCAACGCCAATGCGGCCGCTGCCGCTGCGGCGCTCAGCGACGCTGAACGTGCGCGTCGGGATGCCGACAAGGTCTTCCAGTGGATCAAGTTCCACGCGGAAAAGGCCGAGCCGAAGAAGCCGGAAAAGCATGAGGCCCGCGCTGAATCGAAGCCTGAGCCCAAGGCGGTGGCCAAGGCAACGCCGACAGCGGTGACGGCCTCCAGAAAGCCCGATGCGGATGTGGATGGCCGCAGCGTGGCGGCTGCATCGGCGACACCGCCCGCGTCCGTCGGCGGCACCTCCTCGATGGCCGCTGCTGTGCCGGGACCTGCCAACGTGGGCGTCACCGCGTCCTCGGGATCGGTCCCGTCGTTGGCCTCGGGTGCGTCCAACGCCGTGCCCTCGCTGGCCGCCGAGAATCGCGGGCAGGACCTGGCCCCCATGGGCGCGGCCGGCGCCACGCCGGCTGCCGCGCTGGCCTCGCCGGCGCCCGCCGCCGCAGCCGTGCAGGATGACGATGCGCCGCTGAAGCTGCTCAAGAAGGTGGAACCGGAATATCCACGCGCCCTGCTCGCGCAGCAGCGCAACGGGGCGGTCGTAGTGCGCTTCATGGTGCAGCCGGACGGCACGGTGGAATATGTCGAGGCGCTGCGGTCGCCGGACCGCAAGCTCAGCACGGCAGCGGTGACGGCCGTCAAGCAGTGGCGCTTCGCGCCGATCCCGAAGGCCCGCCAGGTGAGCGTGGAGATCGGCTTCCAGGTCGAGTGA